The nucleotide sequence TGAATACGTTTAACAATGGCGGTGGTGGAGCAGTTATCTTTAAAGCTGAGAATGATCACTTCGCCGCCATTCTTTTGCACACACGCGCCTCCGGCAATTTCTTCCACTGTGTAATCGCCACCTTTCACCAGAATATCCGGCAGTACGTTACAAATCAGGCGCTCGGGTGTGTCTTCGCCGAAAGGTACTACCCAGTCGACACTTTCTAATCCGGCCAGTACCGCCATGCGATGATCCAGTGGATTAATCGGGCGGGTTGGGCCTTTTAAGCGGCTGACGGATTCGTCGGAATTCACCGCCACTAATAACCGATCACCCAAGGCTTTGGCTTCTTTTAAATATTGCACATGGCCGGGGTGAATAATATCGAAGCAGCCGTTAGTCATCACTAGCGTTTCACCGCGCTGTCGGGCTTCTTCCACTAACAGCAGCAGGCTTTGTTCGTCGAAGATACCGGCACCCTGATGACTCTCAGAACGGATCTCCTGACGCAGCTCTTCGGTCGATACCGTGGCGGTACCCAGTTTACCCACCACAATACCCGCAGCGGTATTCGCTAAAGCGGTGGCCTGTTGCAGCGACTGCTTGGCGGCTAATGCAGCAGCTAATACCGAAATCACGGTGTCGCCAGCGCCGGTCACGTCATACACTTCGCGCGCTTTGGTTGGCAGATGGAAGGGTTCCTGGTCACGCTCAACCAGGGTCATACCTTTTTCGCTGCGGGTCACCAGAACGGCCTGCAGATCAAAGTCGTCTATTAACGTACGCGCTTTGGCGACTAAGGTTTCATCGTCGCTGGCTGGGCCAACCACCGCTTCAAACTCACTCAAGTTTGGAGTAATCAGCGTGGCACCACGGTAACGTTCGAAGTCGGTGCCTTTCGGGTCGATTAACACCGGCACGTTATGACGGCGGGCACTGTCGATTAAGCGTTGGGGATTATTCAGTGCGCCTTTACCGTAGTCAGACAAAATCACCACACCTGATTCAGCCACTTTCTGATCAAACGACTGATACAGCTGTGTTAAATCGGTGGCGTCAAAAGCTTCTTCAAAGTCCAGCCGAATCAACTGCTGGTGGCGGCTCATAATGCGCAGCTTGGTGATGGTTGGGTGTTGTGGATGTTTGAGAAAATCACAGTCGATGCGCGCATCACTCAGCATGCTTTGCAGCGCGGCACCGTTGTCGTCATCACCAATAATGCCAAGCAAATCCACACCTGCACCCAGAGTAGAAATATTCTGGCCTACGTTGCCAGCACCACCGGCACGGTTTTCATTATCCTGAATTTTAACGACGGGCACCGGAGCTTCCGGAGAGATCCGCGACGTCGGACCCTGCCAGTAGCGGTCCAGCATGACATCACCAAACACTAAAACACGGGCTTGATGAAAATCGGGAATGGTTACATCCATCACTGAGTTCACACACATAATTTTAAAGCCGCTTAGTGTATCACAAGGCAGGTTTAGAGAGGCCATTATGCTAGACTCAGCGTTTCCGATGATTTTGCTGTAAGGCTTTGCGTGGCTCGCTTTTTTTACACCTTGTTATATTCCTGTCTGCTTCCGTTATTTGTTGCCCGGCTTTGGTGGCGTGGTCGCCAGAACCCGGGTTACCGCCAGCGTATTGCAGAACGTTTTGGTCGTTTGCCGCATCGTCCGTCGGCGAATGGTTTATGGGTGCATGCGGTATCGGTTGGTGAAACGCTGGCTGCGGCTCCGTATATCAAGGCCATGCAGCAGCAATACCCGGACCTTCCGATTATTGTCACCACCACCACGCCCACCGGCTCAGAACAGGTGAAGCGTTTGTTTGGTGAGCGCGTCTTCCATATGTTTTTACCGTATGACTTGCCTGTTTTCTGGAAGCCGTTTTTGCGTCGTATCCAGCCGGGGTTGTTAGTGGTAATGGAGACTGAGCTATGGCCAAACCTGATGGCGGCCTGTGAACAACACCAGGTGCCGGTGATGTTAGCCAATGCTCGAATGTCGGAAAAATCAGCCCGCGGTTATGCCAAGTTTTCAGCCTTAACGACTCCTATGTTGCAGCGGCTGACGCTGGTAGCGGCACAAAATGCCACCGATGGTCAGCGTTTTATTGAGCTGGGTCTGCCAGAAAACAAACTGGAAGTAACCGGCAGTGTGAAATTTGATGTCGATTTACCGATTGATATTGAACGGGCTGGTGAAGCATTGCGGGCACAATGGGGTGAGTCGCGTAAAGTGCTGGCGCTGGCGTCCAGCCATGCCGGAGAAGACGAACAGTTGCTGGCCATTTATTCCCGTTTAAGGGAAAGTCATGACGATTTGTTGCTGCTGTTAATTCCACGTCATCCAGAGCGTTTTGATGCGGTTACTCAGGCAGCGAAACAAGCAGGTTTGAATGTACAGCGCCGTTCACAGGGTAATGCTAATCCGGATTGCCAGGTGTATGTGGCCGACAGCATGGGCGAAATGTTACAGCTGTTATCGGCCGCTGATCTGGTGTTGATGGGAGGCAGCCTGATTCCTCATGGTGGGCACAATCCGATTGAACCGGCAGCATTGGGTAAAGCGACATTAACCGGCCCTCATTACACTAACTTTGCTGCGGTAGTGGATGCCTTAGTTGCAGAACAAGCGTTGGCGGTTGTTGAGCCAGAACAGCTGGCGCAGGATATTCTGCAGTATCTGAATGATCCGGCCTTGTGTCAGCTGATGGGTCAAACCGGACAGCGAGTGGTGAATAATAATCGTGGTGCCGTGCAGCGTTTGGTCTTGTTGTCTGCGGAGATGTTAAAACGTGCCTGAATAAAATTACAGGCACTGCAGCTCGAAAGTGGTTTCAAACCGGAACGACGAATGAACGGTGTGGCGCTCGGCAAAAAACAAATCAAATGAATAGGTATTGTTGGGTTTGATGCCCAACTCATCAGCAACATCATCCAGATACACGGTTTGTTCCGTTCGGCCATGCACACCGCCAATGTCAATGGCCAGTTTGCCATTAATAAAAATCCATAAATCGTCGTCACCATCGAATTTAAAATGGCCACCTTCGACGTAAAAAAACTTCAGATGGGTTTCCAGAGTGAAGTGGTAATTATGGCTATTGCCCTGATTGCCAAAACCCTGGCCATCAATTGGGAAAAAAGCGGCATTACTGTAACGATAAAAACCGGGGCTGACCTCGTGCATTTCCAACGTGGTTGAAATTGGAGTGTTCACCCCGGGTACATTGCGGTACCACTGATTAAAAGCCGCTTCGCCATTGGTGGTGTATGTTTTGCCGGCATATACCGGCAAACCATCCAGGCCGAGATCTTTTTTAACGATGCCATAATCCCAGCCAAAAATTCCGCCCTCAAAATCCGGGTGGTCGGCAGTAAAGTCGCGGATTAAAACCGGGATCTGACGTACGCCATTATATGGGTCAACACATTGACAGACTTCGTCATAGTCGCCGGGCTGATTGCCATCGGCAATGGCTGCTAACGGCAGTGATAACATTCCGATAAGGTACAGTGACAACACCTTTTTCATAGGCTTACAAACACTCAAGCTCGAAGCTGGTTTCGAAAATAAAACGGGAAGCGGTGGTATGACGCTCGGCAAAGAATAAATCGAACGAGTAGCTATTACCTGGTTCAATACCTAATTCATCCGCGAGATCATCCAGTTTTACAACACGCTCTAACGCAGGATGCAAGCCACCTAATTCGATTGCCAGTTTTCCATTAATAAAAATCCAGAGGTCGTCATCACCTAAAAAACGGAAGGTGCCGCCTTCAACATAAAAAAACTTCAGGTGTGTCTCCAGCGTAAAATGAAAGTTACGATAATTACCTTCAAAGTCGTATGCTGAACTGCCAAAGCCTTCGCCATCAATGGGAAAAAATCGCCAGTTTTCGTAGGTGTATTTATACGGGCTGTCGTCACTGCTGGGACGCATGGTTAATGTTTTTAATAATGTTTTATTCACACCCGGTACATCGCGATACCATTGATCAAAATATTCTTTACCACGGGTGGTATCAGTGCCCGTTGGGTGATCGCGGTAAACAGGTCGACCATCTAACCCAAGCTGCTCTTCAATGATGTTGCTATCACGAATGTCCTGGGAGTACTCACTGTAGGGAATTTCAAAGTCCGGATGATCT is from Bacterioplanoides sp. SCSIO 12839 and encodes:
- the waaA gene encoding lipid IV(A) 3-deoxy-D-manno-octulosonic acid transferase gives rise to the protein MARFFYTLLYSCLLPLFVARLWWRGRQNPGYRQRIAERFGRLPHRPSANGLWVHAVSVGETLAAAPYIKAMQQQYPDLPIIVTTTTPTGSEQVKRLFGERVFHMFLPYDLPVFWKPFLRRIQPGLLVVMETELWPNLMAACEQHQVPVMLANARMSEKSARGYAKFSALTTPMLQRLTLVAAQNATDGQRFIELGLPENKLEVTGSVKFDVDLPIDIERAGEALRAQWGESRKVLALASSHAGEDEQLLAIYSRLRESHDDLLLLLIPRHPERFDAVTQAAKQAGLNVQRRSQGNANPDCQVYVADSMGEMLQLLSAADLVLMGGSLIPHGGHNPIEPAALGKATLTGPHYTNFAAVVDALVAEQALAVVEPEQLAQDILQYLNDPALCQLMGQTGQRVVNNNRGAVQRLVLLSAEMLKRA
- the hldE gene encoding bifunctional D-glycero-beta-D-manno-heptose-7-phosphate kinase/D-glycero-beta-D-manno-heptose 1-phosphate adenylyltransferase HldE — its product is MDVTIPDFHQARVLVFGDVMLDRYWQGPTSRISPEAPVPVVKIQDNENRAGGAGNVGQNISTLGAGVDLLGIIGDDDNGAALQSMLSDARIDCDFLKHPQHPTITKLRIMSRHQQLIRLDFEEAFDATDLTQLYQSFDQKVAESGVVILSDYGKGALNNPQRLIDSARRHNVPVLIDPKGTDFERYRGATLITPNLSEFEAVVGPASDDETLVAKARTLIDDFDLQAVLVTRSEKGMTLVERDQEPFHLPTKAREVYDVTGAGDTVISVLAAALAAKQSLQQATALANTAAGIVVGKLGTATVSTEELRQEIRSESHQGAGIFDEQSLLLLVEEARQRGETLVMTNGCFDIIHPGHVQYLKEAKALGDRLLVAVNSDESVSRLKGPTRPINPLDHRMAVLAGLESVDWVVPFGEDTPERLICNVLPDILVKGGDYTVEEIAGGACVQKNGGEVIILSFKDNCSTTAIVKRIQAEDSPL
- a CDS encoding fibro-slime domain-containing protein, which translates into the protein MLSLYLIGMLSLPLAAIADGNQPGDYDEVCQCVDPYNGVRQIPVLIRDFTADHPDFEGGIFGWDYGIVKKDLGLDGLPVYAGKTYTTNGEAAFNQWYRNVPGVNTPISTTLEMHEVSPGFYRYSNAAFFPIDGQGFGNQGNSHNYHFTLETHLKFFYVEGGHFKFDGDDDLWIFINGKLAIDIGGVHGRTEQTVYLDDVADELGIKPNNTYSFDLFFAERHTVHSSFRFETTFELQCL
- a CDS encoding fibro-slime domain-containing protein — protein: MMNFTHCVLTAALAVITTSLLQASEEQPGDYDKVCTCVQEETGLRQIPVTIRDFTADHPDFEIPYSEYSQDIRDSNIIEEQLGLDGRPVYRDHPTGTDTTRGKEYFDQWYRDVPGVNKTLLKTLTMRPSSDDSPYKYTYENWRFFPIDGEGFGSSAYDFEGNYRNFHFTLETHLKFFYVEGGTFRFLGDDDLWIFINGKLAIELGGLHPALERVVKLDDLADELGIEPGNSYSFDLFFAERHTTASRFIFETSFELECL